Proteins from a genomic interval of Quercus robur chromosome 9, dhQueRobu3.1, whole genome shotgun sequence:
- the LOC126698569 gene encoding acid phosphatase 1-like, whose product MQMGKLLGFLLLSSTLFIGLVAADWNILNQKRKHGVGSSLKNYCESWRINVELNNIRGFEVVPQECVEYIQKYMTSSQYKADSERAIEEVTLYLTSCCSLNGDGKDAWIFDVDNTLLSTVPYFKKHGFGGKKLNATSLEAWMRESKAPALEHTLKLFHEIKDRGLKIFLISSRKETLRSFTVDNLIKVGYHGWTSLMLRGLEDEVLEVQRYKSKARQHLINEGYRIWGIIGDQWSSFEGPPSAKRTFKLPNSIYYLA is encoded by the exons ATGCAAATGGGAAAACTCCTAGGATTCCTACTACTCTCCTCAACCCTCTTCATTGGCTTAGTGGCTGCAGATTGGAacattttaaaccaaaaaagaaaacatgggGTTGGATCTAGCTTGAAGAATTACTGTGAGAGTTGGAGGATCAATGTTGAGCTAAATAACATAAGGGGATTTGAAGTTGTACCCCAAGAATGCGTGGAGTACATCCAGAAATATATGACATCTTCACAATATAAAGCTGACTCTGAGAGGGCAATTGAAGAGGTCACACTCTACCTAACCAGTTGTTGCAGTTTGAATGGTGATGGTAAAGATGCATGGATTTTTGATGTTGATAATACTCTTTTGTCGACGGTGCcttacttcaagaaacatggtTTCGG GGGAAAGAAGTTGAATGCAACCTCTTTGGAAGCATGGATGAGAGAGAGTAAGGCACCAGCTCTTGAGCACACACTCAAGCTCTTCCATGAGATCAAAGACAGAGGGCTTAAGATCTTCTTGATTTCTTCAAGGAAGGAAACTCTCAGGTCTTTCACGGTTGATAACCTCATCAAGGTTGGGTACCATGGATGGACAAGTCTTATGCTAAG GGGTCTTGAAGATGAAGTACTAGAAGTGCAAAGATACAAATCAAAAGCAAGGCAACATTTGATTAATGAAGGGTACCGCATATGGGGAATTATCGGAGACCAGTGGAGCAGTTTTGAGGGGCCTCCGAGTGCAAAAAGAACATTCAAACTACCCAATTCCATTTACTATCTAGCGTAG